Within Kaistia algarum, the genomic segment CGTCGAAACGATGACGCTGGTCACGAGGGAGTCGAACACACCGACCGAAGAGGCGCTGTCCCGCGCGGCACCGACACCGAACACGCTCTGGTAGCCCGAAAAATCGGGCGAGAAGACGAGCTTTGGCGGCATGGCGAATAGATCGGCGCGGCTCTTCAGCGACGAGATCATCAACCACAGGATCGGGCCGAGATTGTAGATCGTGTACAGGACGAGCATCAGGAGCAGGGTCCACCGGCTCAGCAGTGCAAGGGCCTGATTGCGGGATTGCGGCATGGCTTCCTCGGGAGGGCGACGGGCCGGGGCTGGTAAAACAGCCCCGGCGATTGTCGTCAGGATCAGTTGTTGACCGGAACCACGGCGTCCTTGCCGACCGGCGAGATGGCCGTATCGGGGACCTCGGGCGCGTTGCCCTTGTGGTCGATCTTGTAGCCGGCCCGTTCCAGCGTCTTCTCATGCCGCGCGGCCGCGTCGTTCAGCGCCTCCTCGACCGTCTTCGAGCCGGAGATCGCGTTGGACACTTCCTCCTGCAGGATGTCGAGCATCACCGGATATTCCGGCAGGTGCCAGTAATCGTTCAGATATTGCAGGGCATTGGCGAACTGGGCGTTGTAGCTGTTGAGGCTCTGCCAGTCCGGGCTTTCCAGCACCGCCTTCAGGCCGGTCTGGCAGACCGCCGCATAACGCTTCTGCTGCTCGGGCTGGAAATACCATTCCATGAACTTCACGAGCTCGGGAAGTTTCTTGGAATATTTGTTGATGCCCATGCCCTGGCCGCCGACCGAGAACTGGCGGCGGAACTTGCCGTCGCGCCCCAACGCGCCCGGCAGGATGCCGAATCCCGTCTCCTTGGCGAACTTGTTCACCTTGGGGTCGGCATTCGAACCGTTGAAGTAGAACCACTGCATCGCCATGGCGAGCTGGCCCTGCTGGAACGAGGCGTTGACCTCGTCGAAGCCCCAATTGCCGCTGCCGGGCGGGCCAAACTTGAACATGTCGACATAGGCCTGAACGCCGTCGATCGAGGCCGGCGAGTTCAGATAGCCCTTCACCTCCATGGTCTGCGGATTGTAGAGCTCGCCGCCGAAGGACCAGAGGAAGCTGTTGGAGGCCGTCGTGGCGAAGTCATAGTCGCGCCCGCCCATCTGACCCCAGCCATAGAGGCCCTGGTCTGGACGGGTGAAGAACTCGGCGACCTCCTTGGCCTCCTGATAGGTCTCCGGCACGCGCAGGTCGCGGCCATATTTGGCCTTGAAATTGGCCTGTTCGGTTGGGTTGTCGAAGAGATCCTTGCGATACATCAGGCCATAGGCGTCCTGGTTCGCCGGCAGGCCGTAGAACTGGCCCGAGCCGTCCGGATATTCGCCATATTGCGACAGCGATGCCGCCGGGAACAGATCGGCCTTCAGGTAGCTCGACTTGTCGAAGATGTCGTTCATCTTCACGACATGGCCGCCGCCGGCGAATTCCGCCGTCGACTGGCTGTCCCACATGGCGAAGTCGAATGCGTCACCCTTGATCGCGAATTCCGACGCGATCTTGTTGTGCCATTCCGGCCCGTACGGGACCAGCGCCGGCACGATCTTCACGTTCTTGTCGGGATAGTCCTTGGCAATGGCCATCAGCGCGTCGGCGCAGGTGCCAGCGTGCCAGACGAATGTCAGCGTAGTCTCGGCTGAGGCAGCCGAGGCGGCGCCCAGAAAGCCCGCAAGGGCCGCCGACGCCAGAAGCGTGCTCCGATAAATCATCTCATTCCTCCCTGATCAAGGGCACCGCGGCCCCCTCACCGGCCCGCAACCCTCATCGCCAACTTAACGACACGAAACCAAATCAATCAAGAAAAATGATACAAACACCATAATTTTCAGTCTTATCCTCTCAGTGCGATCGAATCCGATTCAGTGCATCGCAGCATAAAATCAACCAATTTTCCGATAAAATTCTTGCAATTACAGTAAGATAACGGAATATGCTGCAGAACGGAAATGGCGGAATGGCGGCCGTAAGTCGCTGTAGACTTATCATTCTGGATCGTGCTTCAATGGAAAAATGTTACGTATCCCATCGAGCCTGCCATGAACGCTAACGAGCTAGAGACCAGCGAAGCGCTTTCGAAGTCCGAGCGGCGGCGTGCGCGCATCCTCCAGATCCTGATGAGCGGCGCGACATCGCAAATTCGCGATCTCGCCGAGGCCCTCGGCGTCAGCCTGATGACGGTGCATCGCGATCTCGCCGAGCTGGAAAAGGAAGGACTGGTCCGCCGGCTCCGCGGCGCCGTGTCGGCGGAGAAGTCGCTGCTGTTCGAGAGCAGCTACAATTATCGCGGACGCAAGCAGGTGGAGGAGAAG encodes:
- a CDS encoding ABC transporter substrate-binding protein, with the protein product MIYRSTLLASAALAGFLGAASAASAETTLTFVWHAGTCADALMAIAKDYPDKNVKIVPALVPYGPEWHNKIASEFAIKGDAFDFAMWDSQSTAEFAGGGHVVKMNDIFDKSSYLKADLFPAASLSQYGEYPDGSGQFYGLPANQDAYGLMYRKDLFDNPTEQANFKAKYGRDLRVPETYQEAKEVAEFFTRPDQGLYGWGQMGGRDYDFATTASNSFLWSFGGELYNPQTMEVKGYLNSPASIDGVQAYVDMFKFGPPGSGNWGFDEVNASFQQGQLAMAMQWFYFNGSNADPKVNKFAKETGFGILPGALGRDGKFRRQFSVGGQGMGINKYSKKLPELVKFMEWYFQPEQQKRYAAVCQTGLKAVLESPDWQSLNSYNAQFANALQYLNDYWHLPEYPVMLDILQEEVSNAISGSKTVEEALNDAAARHEKTLERAGYKIDHKGNAPEVPDTAISPVGKDAVVPVNN